From the Oleiphilus messinensis genome, one window contains:
- a CDS encoding methyl-accepting chemotaxis protein, which translates to MMSLRTKLSIVTAVPIFMVLVLSSMLCSTALEESIQAELTLEVVDVIGILDRVAHQHAVERGLTAGFMGSKGESGRDRLLGQREVADEAESALRELLNSRESRYDWLNSTNIQQLGRLLDKKQAVRNKVDQLDPTATPFDYYSKVNDIALMVIEESIKQVESGSVYRQLDSLHNILWLKERAGQSRGKLNGVYARKSASIASYSDIAHYIADFDARFQSLKNDQIILIQTLVNELVQKPVFAQIEKIEASFAAQSDSLSAIKGPPPSEWFPLATDRIKVIKQLADAMSEKSKGLASQAHNAALARLYTIVVVAVVLIGLVSFAALNISRNLIKGVRKILHVFEEVTVKNNLKVRSEVDSKDEIGDISTKLDGFLVWFENLILELNASVVQLKTAAVQFSERSRSNKSLVDEQNRDAQSVSSAITEMSASINEVASATSSASELSIRSREHSESGLKHTRETVSAVHKLTENLNGSFELIQELARNSQNIGSILDTIRGIAEQTNLLALNAAIEAARAGEAGRGFAVVADEVRGLASRTQDSTEEIQTMIETLQNNAAKATHNMKQGEEIAQRSVQSVESSGQMIAEIHQNISDVNERFLQISAAAEEQSSVSGEIAGNIESIAHKSDDILSVAREVEQSGVEVSRVSDLIQQKIAHFH; encoded by the coding sequence ATGATGTCTTTACGCACTAAGCTCTCAATTGTTACTGCTGTACCTATTTTTATGGTATTGGTTTTAAGTTCAATGCTGTGTTCTACTGCTTTAGAGGAATCTATACAAGCCGAGTTAACGCTGGAAGTTGTTGATGTAATCGGTATTTTGGATCGTGTCGCTCATCAACACGCTGTAGAGCGAGGATTAACTGCCGGATTTATGGGCTCAAAGGGGGAATCCGGGCGGGACAGACTTTTAGGGCAGCGGGAAGTCGCGGATGAAGCGGAATCCGCCCTACGGGAACTTCTCAATAGTCGCGAGAGTCGATATGACTGGCTTAACAGCACAAATATCCAGCAACTGGGAAGGCTTCTTGATAAAAAACAAGCCGTGCGGAATAAAGTTGATCAATTGGATCCGACTGCAACACCATTCGACTATTACTCTAAAGTTAACGATATCGCGTTGATGGTGATAGAGGAGTCAATAAAGCAGGTTGAGTCTGGCTCAGTTTATCGCCAGTTGGACAGCTTGCATAATATCTTGTGGCTCAAAGAACGTGCGGGCCAATCAAGAGGGAAATTGAATGGTGTCTACGCCCGCAAGTCTGCATCGATCGCATCCTATTCTGATATTGCCCACTATATTGCTGATTTTGATGCCCGTTTTCAAAGCTTGAAAAATGATCAGATTATTTTGATTCAGACGCTTGTGAATGAATTGGTTCAAAAGCCGGTTTTTGCTCAGATTGAAAAAATCGAAGCCAGTTTTGCAGCGCAAAGTGATTCACTCAGTGCCATCAAAGGGCCGCCGCCTTCGGAGTGGTTTCCCTTGGCGACAGATAGGATCAAAGTTATTAAACAACTGGCGGATGCCATGTCCGAGAAAAGTAAAGGACTGGCAAGTCAAGCTCATAATGCTGCTTTGGCGAGGTTATATACGATAGTTGTCGTCGCTGTGGTTCTAATCGGTTTGGTTTCGTTCGCTGCGTTGAACATATCACGTAATCTAATAAAGGGAGTAAGGAAGATACTTCATGTATTCGAAGAGGTGACAGTAAAAAACAATCTCAAAGTCCGTTCCGAAGTCGATAGCAAGGATGAAATAGGGGATATAAGCACGAAGCTGGACGGTTTTCTGGTCTGGTTTGAGAATCTTATACTGGAGCTCAATGCATCGGTTGTGCAGTTAAAAACTGCAGCAGTGCAGTTCAGTGAACGTTCACGCTCCAATAAGTCCCTCGTAGATGAGCAGAACCGCGATGCTCAGTCTGTTTCTTCAGCGATTACCGAGATGTCTGCGAGTATCAATGAAGTGGCGTCAGCAACTTCCAGCGCAAGTGAATTGTCCATACGGTCCCGTGAACATAGCGAATCGGGTTTGAAGCATACACGTGAAACGGTATCGGCGGTGCACAAATTGACAGAGAATTTAAATGGTTCTTTTGAGCTGATTCAAGAATTGGCCCGGAATAGCCAGAATATTGGCTCAATACTGGATACAATTCGTGGCATAGCAGAACAAACCAACCTGCTGGCGCTAAATGCGGCTATCGAAGCTGCCAGGGCAGGGGAAGCTGGACGTGGATTTGCAGTGGTTGCTGATGAGGTACGTGGTCTTGCGAGCCGGACTCAAGACTCAACAGAAGAAATTCAAACCATGATTGAAACCCTGCAAAACAACGCAGCGAAAGCAACACATAATATGAAGCAGGGTGAAGAAATCGCTCAGCGTAGTGTACAGTCAGTTGAAAGTAGTGGTCAAATGATCGCCGAGATCCATCAGAATATCAGCGATGTCAACGAACGGTTTTTGCAGATTTCTGCAGCCGCGGAAGAGCAGTCCTCCGTTTCTGGGGAAATTGCAGGTAATATCGAATCGATTGCCCACAAATCTGACGATATATTAAGTGTTGCCCGAGAGGTCGAGCAATCCGGTGTGGAAGTGTCCCGGGTGAGCGACCTGATTCAACAGAAAATAGCGCATTTCCATTGA